The genomic window TCCCGGCGTGCCGCCCGCCGGCCCCGCCAGATCCGCACCGCGATCGCCAGCAGCACCACCGCGAGCAGCACCTCTCCGCCCAGGCCGAGTCGCCGCTCCAGCAGCCGGTACGAGGCGCCGGCTAAATAGCCGAGCACGGCCACGGTCACCGCCCAGAGACCCCCGCCGGTGACGTTGGCCAGGGTGAAGGTGCGCTGCGGTATCCCGCTCATGCCCGCGATACCCGGCACCAGCGCCCGCAGCGCAGCCGCCCACCGGCCGAGCACCACGGCCAGGGCGCCGCGCCGCCGGACCAGGTCGAGCGCCCGGCGCAGCTCCCCCGAGCGGACGAACCGGCGCGGCATCCGGTCCAGCAGCCGCCGGCCGTAGTGGCGGCCGACCAGGTAGCCCACCTGATCGCCGACGGCCGCCCCGACCAGCGCGGCGACCACCACGGCCCAGAGCGGCAGCCGCCCCTCGTGGGCGAGGACCCCGCCGACCAGA from Micromonospora kangleipakensis includes these protein-coding regions:
- a CDS encoding DedA family protein, with the protein product MDRVANLLVALPPSLVLVLVFLLPALEASTFLGLVVPGEVAVLVGGVLAHEGRLPLWAVVVAALVGAAVGDQVGYLVGRHYGRRLLDRMPRRFVRSGELRRALDLVRRRGALAVVLGRWAAALRALVPGIAGMSGIPQRTFTLANVTGGGLWAVTVAVLGYLAGASYRLLERRLGLGGEVLLAVVLLAIAVRIWRGRRAARRERAAERADGVRTK